From Rhinoraja longicauda isolate Sanriku21f chromosome 24, sRhiLon1.1, whole genome shotgun sequence, one genomic window encodes:
- the LOC144605597 gene encoding ras-related protein Rab-7L1-like — MAKDYLFKVLVIGDSAVGKTSLVHRYTNDSFSKHYKSTVGVDFALKTLQWSDTESIRLQLWDIAGQERFTSMTRLYYRDAGACIIMFDVTDITTFHSCLKWKLDLDCKVALKDGCPVPCVLLANKCDLSEWAITRSEINIFSKENHFVGWIETSVKENKNVAQAMSVLVKCLMSNLGTLTQSQGDYIELKNVPTSEKHWNSGCC, encoded by the exons ATGGCCAAGGACTACCTGTTCAAGGTGCTAGTCATCGGTGACAGTGCGGTGGGCAAGACTTCCCTAGTGCACCGTTACACTAACGACAGCTTCAGCAAGCATTACAAGTCCACTGTGGGAG TGGACTTTGCTCTGAAAACTTTACAGTGGTCTGACACGGAGTCTATTCGGCTTCAGCTTTGGGACATAGCAG GCCAAGAGCGATTTACGTCGATGACCAGGTTATATTACAGAGATGCTGGGGCGTGCATCATCATGTTCGACGTGACAGATATAACAACCTTCCACAGCTGCCTCAAGTGGAAGCTTGATTTAGACTGCAAAGTTGCTTTGAAGGATGGATGCCCTGTGCCATGTGTTCTCTTGGCAAACAAG TGTGACTTATCAGAATGGGCCATCACCAGAAGTGAGATAAACATCTTCAGTAAAGAGAACCATTTTGTTGGTTGGATTGAAACTTCCGTGAAAGAAAACAAGAATGTTGCTCAAGCCATGag TGTCTTGGTAAAGTGTTTGATGTCAAATTTGGGAACTCTGACACAAAGCCAAGGGGATTATATTGAACTTAAGAATGTGCCAACCAGTGAAAAACATTGGAATTCTGGATGCTGTTGA